One region of Flavobacterium sp. KACC 22763 genomic DNA includes:
- a CDS encoding DUF3472 domain-containing protein, producing MKKIVYLLLALALISFSPIKDASFVERNTIEDPKTKISLPLAGNAFSSEHIDGSNTITDNGIENWTNPNEFFTLYFKISKPGIFQFTVEESVEVFGKSEVEFSINNESKKVAFSSSKKAISIGTWTIKKEGYVALKIKGISKTGDRFPSINRLEISSKDFNGKISYVPNNEGNFYHWGRRGPSVHLNYQVPENVNAEWYYNEITVPKNEDKIGSYFMANGFGEGYFGIQVNSASERRILFSVWSPFTTDDPKSIPENQRIKMLKKGEDVHTGEFGSEGSGGQSYLKYNWKAETTYKFLLRGTPQSNNSTIYTAYFYAPELKKWLLIASFNRPQTHTYLKRFHSFLENFIPEQGNLSRKVLFNSQWVCDEKGNWTEVNSARFTTDNTGAKGYRMDFAGGLENDSFYLKDGGFFDAFTTPKTIFTRPLNNKKPEINFNTLP from the coding sequence ATGAAAAAAATTGTATACTTATTACTTGCTTTGGCATTAATTTCTTTTTCTCCTATAAAAGATGCTTCTTTCGTTGAAAGGAACACAATAGAAGACCCAAAAACAAAAATTTCACTGCCGCTTGCAGGAAATGCCTTCAGTTCTGAACATATTGACGGAAGCAATACCATTACAGATAATGGCATTGAAAATTGGACAAACCCTAATGAGTTTTTCACTTTATATTTTAAGATTTCAAAACCTGGAATTTTTCAATTTACGGTTGAAGAATCTGTTGAAGTTTTTGGAAAATCAGAAGTTGAATTTTCTATAAATAACGAATCTAAAAAAGTAGCGTTCAGCTCTTCAAAAAAAGCTATTTCCATTGGAACTTGGACAATAAAAAAAGAAGGCTATGTTGCTTTAAAGATAAAAGGAATCAGTAAAACTGGTGATCGCTTTCCTTCTATAAATCGTTTAGAAATTTCAAGCAAAGATTTTAATGGAAAAATATCTTATGTGCCAAACAATGAAGGTAACTTTTATCATTGGGGACGTCGCGGGCCTTCTGTTCATTTGAACTATCAGGTTCCAGAAAATGTCAATGCAGAATGGTATTACAACGAAATTACTGTTCCTAAAAATGAAGATAAAATAGGTTCTTACTTTATGGCAAATGGTTTTGGCGAAGGCTACTTTGGAATTCAAGTCAACTCTGCGTCAGAAAGAAGAATTCTATTTTCAGTTTGGAGTCCATTTACAACAGATGATCCCAAAAGTATTCCTGAAAATCAAAGAATTAAAATGCTCAAAAAAGGAGAAGATGTTCACACTGGCGAATTTGGAAGTGAAGGTTCAGGAGGTCAAAGTTATTTGAAATACAACTGGAAAGCTGAAACAACATATAAATTCTTATTAAGAGGAACTCCTCAAAGCAATAATTCAACAATTTATACCGCTTATTTTTATGCGCCAGAATTAAAAAAATGGTTGTTGATTGCGAGTTTTAATCGTCCGCAAACACATACTTATTTAAAAAGATTTCATTCCTTTTTAGAAAATTTCATTCCGGAACAAGGTAATTTATCACGAAAAGTTCTATTCAACAGTCAATGGGTTTGCGATGAAAAGGGGAATTGGACTGAAGTTAATTCAGCTCGTTTTACAACAGACAATACAGGAGCAAAAGGATATCGAATGGACTTTGCGGGCGGACTGGAAAATGATTCATTTTACTTAAAAGATGGCGGTTTCTTTGACGCATTCACAACACCAAAAACAATATTTACAAGACCATTAAACAATAAAAAACCAGAAATAAATTTCAATACTCTGCCATAA
- a CDS encoding alpha-1,3-galactosidase-related protein codes for MANTKENLTAKVNQLIEGLGSESVEIIFQKGRYDFYPDANYYRTYYESNTYDADTRKLAILIKNKKNITIDAQQSDFVYHEHIQPFTLDNAENITIKNVNIDWDVPLTSEAEIIEADENHILMKIDIAQSPYKIHEKGLTFIGENTNENWALSEGSWLIEFDKNHIIPANTGDNGCVKGDLKNVIYSEVKPGLVVMKGNFTKTPAVGNFVILRHGKRDHAGMFLFHSKNTKLENINVYHTSGLGILSQYCENIEMRKVNMIPNPKKNRYLSGHDDGLHFMGCKGEIIIDNCDAQGLMDDPINIHGTYVPVMQKIDDYSVKCNFGQNMSHGLLWAVTGDKVGFIQKKEMNTMSYGIVSSFEPLDVDHFIIRFKEKIPTDIDANFVLENLSWTPNATITNCFVGSNRARGYLISTPGKVVISNNIFETSGSAILIAGDANYWFESGAVKDITIKNNEFRFPCNSSYYQFCEAIISIYPEIPAPNALQPFHKNIKIENNSFNPSDYPILYAVSVDGLSFKNNLIKRSYAFTPWYPEKYNFRIEACKNVEISGNKIEKDVLGKNILLTGMQPTELNLKNTELSVEIAKPN; via the coding sequence ATGGCTAATACCAAAGAAAATTTAACTGCAAAAGTTAATCAGCTTATTGAAGGATTGGGAAGCGAATCTGTAGAAATAATTTTTCAGAAAGGACGTTATGATTTCTATCCTGATGCCAATTATTACAGAACTTATTATGAGAGCAATACTTATGATGCCGATACCAGAAAACTGGCCATTCTCATAAAAAACAAAAAAAATATTACGATTGATGCTCAGCAATCTGATTTTGTGTACCATGAGCATATTCAGCCTTTTACATTAGATAATGCAGAAAACATCACAATCAAAAATGTAAACATCGATTGGGATGTTCCTCTAACATCTGAAGCCGAAATTATTGAAGCAGATGAAAATCACATTCTAATGAAAATTGATATAGCTCAATCTCCCTACAAAATCCATGAAAAAGGTTTGACTTTTATAGGAGAAAATACTAATGAAAACTGGGCGCTCTCTGAAGGTTCGTGGTTAATTGAATTTGACAAAAACCATATTATTCCAGCAAATACCGGTGATAATGGTTGTGTAAAAGGAGATTTAAAGAATGTAATTTACAGCGAAGTAAAACCAGGATTGGTAGTAATGAAAGGAAATTTTACCAAAACACCCGCCGTTGGAAACTTTGTAATATTAAGACACGGAAAACGTGATCACGCTGGAATGTTTTTATTTCATAGCAAAAACACTAAACTAGAGAATATTAATGTTTACCATACTTCTGGATTAGGAATTCTATCTCAATACTGCGAAAATATTGAGATGAGAAAAGTAAATATGATTCCAAATCCTAAAAAAAATCGATATCTCAGCGGACATGATGATGGTTTGCATTTTATGGGATGCAAGGGCGAAATCATAATAGACAATTGTGACGCACAAGGCCTAATGGATGATCCTATTAACATTCATGGAACCTATGTGCCGGTAATGCAAAAAATAGACGACTATTCGGTAAAATGTAACTTTGGACAAAATATGTCTCACGGATTATTATGGGCTGTGACTGGAGATAAAGTTGGCTTTATTCAGAAAAAAGAAATGAACACGATGTCTTACGGAATTGTTTCAAGTTTTGAACCGTTAGATGTAGATCATTTTATTATCAGATTCAAAGAAAAAATTCCGACCGATATAGATGCCAATTTTGTTCTGGAAAATCTAAGTTGGACGCCAAATGCTACAATTACAAATTGCTTTGTGGGCAGCAATCGTGCGCGTGGTTATTTAATATCTACTCCAGGAAAAGTGGTAATATCTAATAATATTTTCGAAACCAGTGGCTCGGCCATTCTTATAGCGGGAGATGCAAATTATTGGTTCGAAAGCGGTGCTGTAAAAGATATTACCATCAAAAACAATGAATTTAGATTTCCTTGCAATTCCTCTTATTATCAATTTTGCGAAGCAATTATAAGCATTTATCCTGAAATTCCAGCACCAAATGCTTTGCAGCCATTTCATAAAAATATAAAAATAGAAAATAACAGTTTTAACCCTTCAGACTACCCTATTCTTTACGCCGTTTCTGTAGACGGATTAAGTTTTAAAAACAATTTGATCAAGCGTAGTTATGCTTTTACTCCTTGGTATCCAGAGAAATACAACTTTAGAATTGAGGCCTGCAAAAATGTAGAAATTAGCGGAAACAAAATTGAAAAAGATGTATTAGGAAAAAATATTCTTCTGACAGGAATGCAGCCAACGGAGCTAAACTTAAAGAATACAGAATTAAGTGTTGAGATAGCAAAACCAAATTAA
- a CDS encoding OsmC family protein: protein MTSKVTYLGDLRTSSIHVQSGSEIISDAPVDNNGKGEAFSPTDTVANALASCMMTIMGIKARDLEVDFVGSTAEVTKIMNAEPRRIGAIEIVFQMKSNADEKSKTILERAAMTCPVFLSLSSEIEKKITFNWN, encoded by the coding sequence ATGACATCAAAAGTAACCTATTTAGGAGATCTAAGAACAAGTTCAATCCATGTGCAGTCAGGAAGCGAAATCATTTCTGACGCACCAGTAGATAATAACGGAAAAGGAGAAGCATTTTCTCCAACAGATACTGTAGCAAACGCATTAGCAAGCTGTATGATGACGATTATGGGAATTAAAGCCCGTGATTTAGAAGTAGATTTTGTGGGTTCTACAGCAGAAGTAACTAAAATTATGAATGCAGAGCCAAGAAGAATTGGAGCAATCGAAATTGTGTTTCAAATGAAAAGCAATGCTGATGAAAAAAGCAAAACTATTTTGGAACGTGCAGCAATGACTTGCCCAGTATTTCTAAGTTTAAGCAGTGAAATAGAAAAGAAAATTACTTTCAACTGGAATTAG
- a CDS encoding LysM peptidoglycan-binding domain-containing protein has translation MRELLTISLVFILSFNKITAQDSIIEHKIQKGETAYFIAQKYKVSIDEIYKLNPESQNGIKDNQVLKIPIHHSENTTSKQQPHIVAPKETLFGLSKQYHVSVEAIQNANQEILANGLQIGQELIIPQNSDHSSKQENVVSSKTTHQVMAKESLFSIARQYNVSVQDLENLNKDILINGLQIGQTISIPNKRKTLDGRVRVINQETVFHVVEPKETKFSIAKKYGISIDQLESQNPEIVNGLIVGNKLAINTAAIKPTNESEELMLALAEKQVVVEKTKAKTVEIEDLKDRLVVQKEMNQKIIKINDLKVNLNDMNGSKENSVEKLRLVLEANKNVQDVLMAKLDSLVNSMNDDLKELKRMDILNVEESKRLEKQSSEGINKTNELSSQLKKELAENRKVYAGLMNKVEKIAVEENQEYKKKIRENEKKANTEPLQQRLSLEEINRYKEDQKKGDEKNQLLIAKIDSLDNQKKIEVKRHISKASYYSMEARKFDDKLALVKLKKYQDEAVKKQKKNNTVENSKTISLEEMKQELKDNPLRPDKTVKVEVYDNLREVSNGYYLVLGIFTGAVDRDKLIMKLIDSGDFNASFFFNINSLSYYVYSDKFENMEEVLYKCKKKEEDELYKEIIIAKVEIDLR, from the coding sequence ATGAGAGAACTTTTAACAATTTCTCTTGTCTTTATTTTGTCTTTTAACAAAATAACTGCGCAAGATTCAATTATCGAGCACAAGATTCAAAAAGGTGAAACCGCTTATTTTATTGCCCAAAAGTATAAGGTTTCTATCGACGAGATTTACAAACTCAACCCCGAATCGCAAAACGGAATCAAAGACAATCAGGTTTTAAAGATTCCAATTCACCACTCAGAAAACACAACTTCAAAGCAGCAACCCCATATTGTTGCGCCAAAAGAAACATTGTTTGGTTTATCAAAACAATATCACGTTTCTGTAGAAGCTATTCAGAATGCCAATCAGGAAATTTTGGCCAACGGACTTCAGATAGGTCAAGAACTGATTATTCCTCAAAATTCGGATCATTCTTCAAAACAAGAAAATGTAGTTTCTTCCAAAACTACGCATCAAGTCATGGCTAAAGAATCTTTGTTCAGCATTGCCAGACAATACAATGTTTCGGTTCAGGACTTAGAAAACCTCAATAAAGACATTTTAATTAATGGATTACAGATTGGCCAGACCATTTCAATTCCGAACAAGAGAAAAACTTTAGACGGAAGGGTTCGTGTCATCAATCAGGAAACGGTTTTTCATGTGGTTGAACCAAAAGAAACCAAATTTTCAATTGCTAAAAAATACGGAATCTCAATTGATCAATTAGAATCTCAGAATCCTGAAATTGTAAACGGATTAATCGTTGGAAATAAATTAGCCATCAATACCGCAGCAATAAAACCAACAAATGAAAGCGAAGAATTAATGCTGGCTTTGGCGGAAAAACAGGTTGTAGTTGAAAAAACAAAAGCCAAAACAGTCGAAATTGAAGATTTAAAAGATCGTTTGGTTGTTCAGAAAGAAATGAATCAGAAAATTATAAAGATTAATGATTTGAAAGTGAATTTGAACGATATGAATGGTTCTAAAGAAAACTCGGTTGAAAAACTGCGTCTGGTTTTAGAAGCCAATAAAAATGTACAGGATGTTTTAATGGCAAAATTAGATTCACTTGTCAATTCAATGAATGATGATTTGAAAGAATTGAAGCGAATGGATATTTTGAATGTTGAAGAATCTAAAAGATTAGAAAAACAATCTTCTGAGGGAATTAATAAAACCAATGAATTATCATCTCAACTGAAAAAAGAGTTGGCAGAAAACAGAAAAGTTTATGCCGGATTGATGAATAAAGTAGAGAAAATTGCGGTTGAAGAAAATCAGGAGTATAAGAAGAAAATCCGCGAAAACGAGAAAAAGGCCAATACAGAACCTTTACAGCAACGCTTGTCTTTAGAGGAAATTAATCGCTATAAAGAAGACCAGAAAAAAGGAGATGAAAAGAATCAACTTTTGATTGCAAAAATTGATTCGCTTGATAATCAGAAAAAAATTGAAGTAAAAAGACACATCAGCAAAGCTTCCTATTACAGCATGGAAGCTCGAAAGTTTGATGATAAATTGGCTTTGGTGAAACTGAAAAAATATCAGGACGAAGCGGTCAAAAAACAGAAAAAGAATAATACTGTCGAAAATTCAAAAACAATTTCGCTGGAAGAAATGAAACAAGAATTGAAAGACAATCCGTTACGACCTGACAAAACAGTAAAAGTAGAAGTTTATGATAATCTTAGAGAAGTTTCGAATGGGTATTACTTAGTTTTGGGTATATTTACAGGCGCAGTTGACCGAGATAAGCTTATTATGAAACTCATTGATTCTGGTGATTTTAACGCTAGTTTCTTTTTCAATATTAACAGTCTTTCGTACTATGTTTACAGCGATAAATTCGAAAACATGGAAGAAGTGCTTTATAAATGCAAGAAAAAAGAAGAAGATGAGTTATATAAAGAAATTATAATTGCCAAAGTAGAAATCGATTTGAGATGA
- a CDS encoding PBP1 and LysM peptidoglycan-binding domain-containing protein — MKYYLTLLSLVFFISSSAFSQEKVVKYKVSSGETINQIAQKFKVTPYDIYKLNPDARTGLSPNTVLLIPTTGEAKKEVSETKTAVASGKEIIHEVQPKETFYSIEKKYGISDEALKAANPFLEKTGVQIGQKLVIPAKGSAPKTAAKPAKEKGAEKYVYHDVQPKETKFGIAKQYDMTVDELEKRNPDIVNSLPVGYRLTIKGTAPKTEHVATETAKPAENKKPAESSKKAVTYMEYQVKPKETFYSLGRVFHLSQDELVALNPSLSEGVKEGMVLKVPAGYIAPAPIIAAQVPTEKPADSSVNKPVESTGGGIKIVDKVKSTENENVEIVELTKKRGVNERKKVVLLLPFNMAKVQSDTSGKTNRIKNDKFLNMTLDFYSGALMAIDSAKTLKLPIDVAIYDSQETKTTSSIVSLVPKLQDADAVIGPFYQNNAEVAANMLRSSNVPVISPLSKDGANPIDNLYQTVPANDIIRNSVFDYMRSKNGNIIAVVDKKKESVINYIKQNQKGVAFASLTETGGLDVANLKSLLLPNRMNYVVMETGNTAMVKATIKALLDSQKTCQVQLVILEPNSTLDTDEISFDNLVKLKLMYPSVTRENDEQPVLIYEKQYRLKNKANPTTYATRGFDVTFDTMMRLMQGKTFQETADLMTTQQVDNKFQYYRKEDGGHANKGVYILYYDTDLTLKVAN; from the coding sequence ATGAAATACTATTTAACATTATTGTCTCTTGTATTCTTTATCAGTTCAAGTGCTTTTTCTCAGGAAAAAGTGGTGAAATATAAAGTGTCAAGCGGTGAAACTATTAATCAGATTGCTCAAAAATTTAAGGTTACGCCTTATGATATTTATAAGCTGAATCCAGATGCCAGAACAGGATTAAGTCCAAATACAGTATTGTTGATTCCGACAACTGGAGAGGCAAAAAAAGAAGTTTCTGAAACTAAAACAGCTGTAGCTTCTGGAAAAGAAATTATTCATGAAGTACAGCCAAAAGAAACCTTTTACAGCATTGAGAAAAAATACGGAATCTCTGATGAAGCTTTAAAAGCCGCAAATCCGTTTTTAGAAAAAACAGGTGTTCAGATTGGACAGAAATTGGTTATTCCTGCAAAAGGATCTGCTCCAAAAACAGCTGCTAAACCTGCTAAAGAAAAAGGTGCTGAGAAATATGTGTATCATGATGTTCAGCCAAAAGAAACAAAATTTGGAATTGCAAAACAGTATGATATGACTGTTGACGAATTGGAAAAACGCAATCCGGATATTGTTAACAGTTTGCCAGTTGGCTATAGATTGACCATAAAAGGAACAGCTCCAAAGACTGAACATGTTGCAACAGAAACAGCAAAGCCTGCTGAAAATAAGAAACCAGCTGAATCTTCAAAAAAAGCGGTGACTTATATGGAGTATCAGGTAAAACCAAAAGAAACGTTTTATAGTTTAGGAAGAGTTTTTCATTTATCACAAGACGAATTAGTAGCATTAAATCCGTCACTTTCTGAAGGGGTAAAAGAAGGAATGGTTCTGAAAGTTCCTGCTGGATACATAGCTCCTGCACCAATTATAGCGGCTCAAGTTCCTACTGAAAAGCCAGCAGATTCTTCAGTAAACAAACCAGTAGAAAGTACTGGTGGCGGAATTAAGATTGTTGATAAAGTAAAATCAACGGAAAACGAAAATGTAGAAATTGTAGAATTAACCAAAAAAAGAGGTGTTAACGAGCGTAAAAAAGTAGTTTTATTGCTTCCTTTTAATATGGCAAAAGTGCAAAGTGACACATCTGGAAAAACTAATAGAATTAAAAACGACAAGTTCTTAAATATGACTTTAGATTTTTATTCTGGAGCTTTGATGGCGATTGATTCGGCAAAAACATTGAAGCTGCCAATTGATGTTGCGATTTATGATTCGCAAGAAACAAAAACAACTTCGAGCATTGTAAGTTTAGTTCCAAAACTTCAGGATGCAGATGCTGTAATTGGGCCGTTTTATCAGAATAATGCAGAAGTAGCAGCCAATATGCTTCGCTCTAGCAATGTGCCAGTTATTTCTCCTTTATCAAAAGATGGCGCAAATCCGATTGACAATTTGTACCAGACTGTACCTGCAAATGATATCATCAGAAATTCAGTTTTTGATTATATGCGTTCTAAAAATGGAAATATCATAGCGGTTGTTGATAAGAAAAAAGAGTCGGTTATTAATTATATCAAACAAAACCAAAAAGGAGTTGCGTTTGCATCTTTGACTGAAACTGGAGGTTTAGATGTGGCTAACTTAAAAAGCTTATTATTGCCAAACCGAATGAATTATGTTGTAATGGAAACAGGAAATACAGCAATGGTTAAAGCTACAATCAAAGCTTTGTTAGATTCTCAGAAAACATGTCAGGTTCAGTTGGTAATTTTGGAACCAAATAGCACATTAGATACTGATGAAATTAGTTTTGATAATTTGGTGAAACTGAAATTGATGTATCCTTCTGTTACTCGTGAAAACGACGAGCAGCCAGTTTTAATTTATGAAAAACAGTATCGTTTGAAAAATAAAGCTAATCCGACCACTTATGCAACTAGAGGTTTTGATGTAACGTTTGACACGATGATGCGTTTGATGCAAGGAAAAACATTTCAGGAAACAGCTGATTTGATGACGACTCAGCAAGTAGATAATAAATTTCAATATTATAGAAAAGAAGATGGCGGACACGCTAACAAAGGTGTTTACATCTTGTATTATGATACTGACTTAACTTTAAAAGTAGCAAATTAA
- a CDS encoding Gfo/Idh/MocA family protein: protein MKTTFFKSAIVLFLLFGWTIASAQMIKTKTPSRPKGQQDVLRMAADPIPTVRVAFIGLGMRGPGAVERMTHIPGVEIVALCDMTQENTSKSNEILTKAGFPKAQEFYGDENAWRKVTALPNVDLVYIATDWKHHAIIGVQAMKDGKHVAIEVPGALTMKEIWELIDTSEKTRKHCMQLENCVYDFFELTTLNMAQQGVFGEILHAEGSYIHGLQPFWGEYWNNWRMDYNIKHRGDVYATHGMGPACQALNIHRGDKMNFLVSMDTKAVGNPAYIKEKSGQEIKDFRNGDHTMTMIRTENGKTIHIQHDVTSPRPYSRMYQLSGTKGFANKYPLEGYALDGKELGDDVKPNHEKLSAHSFVPEEVKKALMEKYKHPIAKGIEEQAKKVGGHGGMDFIMDYRLIHCLQKGLPLDMDVYDLAEWSCLGPLTEISLDNNSAPVEIPDFTRGGWNKLKKLEFSE, encoded by the coding sequence ATGAAAACTACATTTTTTAAATCGGCAATAGTTCTTTTTCTTTTGTTTGGATGGACGATTGCTTCTGCACAAATGATTAAGACCAAAACTCCTTCTCGCCCAAAAGGACAGCAAGACGTATTAAGAATGGCTGCAGATCCAATTCCGACGGTTCGTGTTGCCTTTATCGGACTGGGAATGCGCGGTCCGGGCGCGGTTGAACGTATGACACATATTCCCGGTGTAGAAATTGTGGCGTTGTGCGACATGACTCAGGAAAATACTTCAAAATCGAATGAAATTTTAACGAAAGCTGGTTTTCCAAAAGCGCAAGAATTCTATGGCGATGAAAATGCTTGGAGAAAAGTTACAGCCTTGCCAAACGTAGATTTGGTATATATTGCTACAGATTGGAAACATCATGCTATTATTGGAGTTCAAGCCATGAAAGACGGAAAACACGTTGCGATTGAAGTTCCAGGCGCTTTAACCATGAAAGAAATCTGGGAACTGATTGATACTTCGGAAAAAACGAGAAAACACTGCATGCAATTGGAAAATTGTGTTTATGATTTCTTCGAATTGACTACTCTAAACATGGCACAGCAAGGCGTTTTTGGAGAAATTCTACATGCAGAAGGTTCATACATTCACGGTTTACAGCCATTCTGGGGAGAATACTGGAATAACTGGAGAATGGACTACAACATCAAACACCGCGGGGATGTTTATGCGACACACGGGATGGGGCCTGCGTGCCAGGCATTAAACATTCACCGTGGTGACAAAATGAATTTCTTGGTTTCTATGGATACAAAAGCCGTTGGAAATCCTGCTTACATTAAAGAAAAATCAGGACAGGAAATTAAAGATTTTAGAAACGGAGATCACACGATGACAATGATTCGCACTGAAAACGGAAAAACAATCCACATTCAGCACGATGTTACTTCTCCTCGTCCCTATAGCAGAATGTATCAGTTGAGCGGTACAAAAGGATTTGCTAACAAATATCCATTGGAAGGTTATGCGCTTGACGGAAAAGAGTTAGGTGATGATGTAAAACCAAACCACGAAAAATTGAGTGCACACTCTTTTGTTCCTGAAGAAGTAAAAAAAGCTTTAATGGAAAAATACAAACATCCAATTGCAAAAGGAATTGAAGAACAAGCCAAAAAAGTAGGCGGTCACGGCGGAATGGATTTCATTATGGATTATCGTTTAATTCACTGTCTGCAAAAAGGACTTCCTCTTGATATGGACGTTTACGATTTAGCGGAATGGTCTTGTTTAGGGCCATTAACAGAGATTTCTCTTGACAATAATTCTGCTCCCGTTGAGATCCCAGATTTTACTCGTGGAGGCTGGAACAAACTTAAAAAATTAGAGTTTTCAGAATAA